Below is a genomic region from Acetomicrobium sp. S15 = DSM 107314.
TTACAATAGGTATTTTCCCTGGTATTGGGGGAGCCACATCAAATGTCATCGCCTACGGCATGGCGAAGTCCAGTTCCAAGCATCCAGAGAAATTTGGCACCGGCATACCAGACGGCCTGATAGCGAGCGAAGCGGCCAATAATGCCTCCATTGGAGGAGCATTTATACCACTCGTAGCTCTGGGGATCCCCGGGGATGCGGTTACGGCGATTCTGTTGGGAGGTTTTATGATCCACGGCATTAACCCCGGTCCGTTGCTGTTCAGATATAGCGCGGATCTTGTATATGCCGTATTTTCGGCGCAATTCTGGGCAAACGTCGTGATGTTCGCGATGGGGCTATTTTTGATCAAGCTCTTTATATATTCACTGAGCTTCCCCAAAAGGTTTCTCTTGCCCATCATAGCGGTGTCCTGTATACTTGGAGCGTTTGCGCTCAATAATAGATTGTTCGACATATGGGTTCTGGTATTTTTTGGGATCTTCGGCTACGCTTGGAATAAAATGGGATTTTCGCTGGTGCCAGTGTTGGTGGCATTCGTCCTTGGGCCTGTGGTGGAGGCCAACTTAAGGCAAGGTTTGACCGAAAGTGCGGGGAGTTTCCTTCCCATATTTACGCGCCCGATTTCCTTGGGCCTTCTCATTGCAGCCGTGGCGCTCTTTTTGTTGGGCAGGTATCTTCAAATAATTATGAAACGGCGTAGAGTTAGCGGAATATAGTTTATTGACATTTTTGCAAACTTGTATATAATATAACGTATGATGGATTAGCTATAAAAAGCAGATAATAAATCTAAAAGAGGGGGGATTTAGAATGGTTAAAAGATTTTGTTCACTGTTCCTCTTAAGTATAACGCTGGTCCTTCTGACGAGCTTTGCCTTTGCTGCAGAATATCCTGCTCAGCCTATCAAGGTGGTGGTTCCTTATGCGGCAGGCGGGACGAGCGACATCCAGACGAGGATCATGTCTAAGTACATCAAGGAATATTTGGGCCAGGATTTTGTAATAGTAAACATAAGCGGTGCCGGTGGAGGTATAGGCAACAGGGAGGTTTTAAATGCTGCCCCTGACGGGTACACCGTCCTCTTCCAACATCAATCGATGTTTTCCAACTATCTCACCGGCGTTTCTGACTTTACTTACAATGATTTTGCGCCCGTTTGCCTCGCCATAAGAACTAATCGCATATTTGTTACCAGACCTGATGCTCCATGGAATAACCTCAAAGATGTCGTGGAAGACGCGAAGAAGCGCCCCGGTCAGATAAGGCTCGGCGCAGAAATCGGAGCCACCAGTCACTTTCAGGTTATGCCGCTTCAGATAATGACGAATAATGCCTTCGTCCTCACCGCCAGCAAGGGTGGCGATATGGACAGGATTACGAAGATAATGGGCAGCCATATGGATCTTAGCGTTGTGGCTCTCTCCTCAGTGGTTTCGTATCTGAAGTCCGGGGAGTTGAAGGCGTTAGCCGTAACGTCCGCGGAAAGAGATCCCTTCCTGCCAGATGTGCCGACCGCGAAAGAGCTTGGCATAGATGCGGTCTTTATGCAGGATACAGGCTTTTACATGCCGCCCAAGACCCCAGAAAACATAGTGGCTGTTTTCTCCAAGGCGATAGGCGAGATGTCTAAGAATGAGGCTTACGTCAAGGAGATCGAGGAAAAGACTTTCTCTCAAGTTAGGTATATGGACACAGAAGAATTCGTGAAATTCCTGGAAGAGGACTTCAAATATTGGAGCAGGCTCGCGAAAGAGGCCGGATTCGAACCTGCCAAGAAATAGCTTTAAATCGACGAGTTGGGTTTAACTAAGTACGAAGATAAAGCCAGGGCTGTGTGAACAGCCCTGGCTTTATGAAGAACTGGAGGTATACGGCGATGAGCGCATCTGTTCTACAAGGATTGGGCCTGTGCGCTGTGGGCATTTGGCTCTTTATCGAATCTTTGTCCATTCGAAGTTTAGGGTATGATGCTCTTGATGCGCCTTTCTTCCCCAAACTCAGCGCTGTTTTGTTGATAATTTTTGGAGCGGCTATAGCGCTTAGCGCTGCGCTCAAGAAGGAAACAAAGCTTCAAAAAGAGAGGAATAGGCGAAGTTATACCAAAGTAATACTGTATATGTGTATGCTTATAGCATATGCTATTGCGGTTAAATCCTTGGGTTTTGTAGTAACTACAATTTTCTTTATATTTATAAGTTATTTAATGATGGCAAAAAAAATATCTCTTAAAGAAATAATTTACAGTATAACCTTTGCTTGCGCCACCACTTTTGCATTCTGGTATATATTTGAAAAAGGCTTAAAGGTGATACTGCCGTAAGCGTCTAAGGCAAAAATCAAGACGAAGGAGGTTTTGAACTTGACTTCCACAGAAAAACCGACAATAGGCTTTATAGGGCTGGGGATAATGGGACGACCCATGAGCAAGAATTTGCTCTCCGCCGGCTATCCGCTGGTCGTATATACCAGGACCAAGAGCAAAATTGAAGATATGGAGAGGTTGGGCGCCAGGGGGGCAACCTCCCCCAAAGGTGTTGCCAGTCAAAGCGACGTAGTTATAACGATGCTTCCTGACTCGCCTGAGGTTGAGGAAGTAATTTTAGGTGAAAATGGCGTTATTGATGGCGTAAAGCCTGGGACCGTGGTCATCGACATGAGTTCGATTGACCCCGTCGTTACGCGCAAAATTGGTGCTGCCCTTGCCCAAAAAGAGGCGAAGATGCTCGATGCCCCCGTGAGCGGCGGCGAGAGCGGAGCTATAAAAGGAGAGCTTGCCATCATGGTGGGCGGCGATAAAGAGATCTTCGAGCAGTGTTTGCCCATACTCCAAGCCATGGGGCGCACCATCACTTATATGGGAAAATTGGGCAGCGGCCAGACTACGAAGTTGGTAAACCAGATCATAGTTGGGATAAACATAGCTGCCCTATCCGAAGCATTTGCTTTTGGAGCTAAGGCTGGATTGTCTGCAGAAGACATACATAGGGCGATCAGCGGAGGTATGGCCGGGAGCAGAGTTATGGAGATGATGGTGCCGCGCTTCATAAAGAGGGACTTTAAGCCCGGCTTTAAACTGGATCTCCACATTAAGGACTTAAAAAATGCCATTAACGCTGGAATGGCATTGAAATCTCCTCTTCCTCT
It encodes:
- a CDS encoding tripartite tricarboxylate transporter substrate binding protein, which produces MVKRFCSLFLLSITLVLLTSFAFAAEYPAQPIKVVVPYAAGGTSDIQTRIMSKYIKEYLGQDFVIVNISGAGGGIGNREVLNAAPDGYTVLFQHQSMFSNYLTGVSDFTYNDFAPVCLAIRTNRIFVTRPDAPWNNLKDVVEDAKKRPGQIRLGAEIGATSHFQVMPLQIMTNNAFVLTASKGGDMDRITKIMGSHMDLSVVALSSVVSYLKSGELKALAVTSAERDPFLPDVPTAKELGIDAVFMQDTGFYMPPKTPENIVAVFSKAIGEMSKNEAYVKEIEEKTFSQVRYMDTEEFVKFLEEDFKYWSRLAKEAGFEPAKK
- a CDS encoding tripartite tricarboxylate transporter TctB family protein translates to MSASVLQGLGLCAVGIWLFIESLSIRSLGYDALDAPFFPKLSAVLLIIFGAAIALSAALKKETKLQKERNRRSYTKVILYMCMLIAYAIAVKSLGFVVTTIFFIFISYLMMAKKISLKEIIYSITFACATTFAFWYIFEKGLKVILP
- the garR gene encoding 2-hydroxy-3-oxopropionate reductase; translated protein: MNLTSTEKPTIGFIGLGIMGRPMSKNLLSAGYPLVVYTRTKSKIEDMERLGARGATSPKGVASQSDVVITMLPDSPEVEEVILGENGVIDGVKPGTVVIDMSSIDPVVTRKIGAALAQKEAKMLDAPVSGGESGAIKGELAIMVGGDKEIFEQCLPILQAMGRTITYMGKLGSGQTTKLVNQIIVGINIAALSEAFAFGAKAGLSAEDIHRAISGGMAGSRVMEMMVPRFIKRDFKPGFKLDLHIKDLKNAINAGMALKSPLPLASFVEQAMISLSAEGKGESDHGCLVELWEELSGAEVR